A region of Scleropages formosus chromosome 2, fSclFor1.1, whole genome shotgun sequence DNA encodes the following proteins:
- the apaf1 gene encoding apoptotic protease-activating factor 1 isoform X3: protein MEERARSCLLRHRDTLQQDIKASYLMDHMVSDNVLTHDEEEKVRAKPTRKEQAVTLIDLVLQKDNRAYISVYNALIRESYGDLASLLQPDLPLISPEAQKSFSDGGTPYVNTTLIEGGVPQRPVVFVTRPPLVNQIREKLYRLQDTTGWVTVFGMAGSGKSVLAAEAVRDEAVIKECFPGGVHWLSIGQLELPGLLVKIQSLCFRLEQTLDSSSQRPPNSIEEAKDRLRYLMLYKYPRSLLILDDIWDGAVLKAFDVQCRVLLTTRDRSLVDSVGGQRFEVHVESGLGHKKALEVLALYVNKKPEDLPDQAYSIVRECKCSPLVVSLIGALLHDFPDRWDYYLRQLKMKQFRRIRKSSSYDYEALDQAMDASITVLQEDYQELYKDFTVVKKDVKVPAKVLSIIWNLELEEVEDMLQEFVNKSLLFRDCTHRPYLYYLHDLQLDFLVEQNRSRLQELHSKVVRQYQQFYREGPPISGDQECLYWFRYLTYHMANAGLTQELYTLIFSLDWIKTKAQLMGPVSVINDYVEHGAILENSEVCKQFLEFLSVNGHHLEQKPFPDVVQLGLSQPVSSRVYQEAQLLAQQQTSSGALYLDWVNKSSLESLSRLVIKPLQGFIYYACFSRDGLKIASCGSDNTLQVFRVTSGEKLLDFRAHEDEVLCCAFSPDDRQIATCSSDKKVKLWNAEKGTLIRTFDEEHEEQVNHCQFTNTRRRILLATCSNDSVYNMKLWNPNRQSSQNTLFGHMEPVSHCCFSPDDTYLSTSSSDGTLKLWEVSSANEWKSINVQGILDEDEETETIVKCSSWSADCRRIFCAARNAVFMFDVTTTELLSEIRTNRLSTVQFCDACPNSQLVAVALSHYAVELWDVEAKKKKADCRGHLSSVHCVRFSPDGALLLSSSSDQTFRLWETEKIHTSSAVSLKRDLDVLFDDRDVIIVAPDNKNKLQVRSGNAGDVMFQSQKLESRIRCVCLYRDPLVVALGQEDGVVQVLELPSGKVLHVLSGHTKTVLHCQFNADGHTLITSSEDATLRVWKWRTGECRVLQGHTEQVRRFLLLETMFPMPCLLSWSYDGTVKVWDMSTAEKIQDIVCHQGSILSCDASPDGHLFATTSTDKTAKITASRAGVGSN from the exons ATGGAGGAGCGAGCGCGGAGCTGCCTCCTGCGGCACCGAGACACCCTGCAGCAAGATATCAAGGCCTCCTACCTGATGGATCATATGGTCAGTGATAACGTGCTGACGCATGATGAAGAGGAGAAAGTGAGAGCAAAG CCCACTCGAAAGGAGCAAGCGGTTACTCTCATCGACTTGGTTTTACAGAAGGACAATCGTGCCTATATCTCCGTGTACAACGCCCTGATCCGAGAGAGTTATGGGGACCTAGCTTCCCTGCTCCAGCCGGACTTGCCTCTTATCTCCCCAGAGGCACAGAAGAGCTTCTCAGATGGAGGCACTCCCTACG TCAATACAACGCTGATTGAAGGTGGCGTCCCCCAGAGGCCGGTGGTTTTTGTCACTCGGCCCCCTCTGGTTAACCAAATCAGGGAAAAGCTATACAGGCTTCAGGACACTACAGGCTGGGTCACTGTGTTTGGCATGGCTGGCTCAGGGAAGTCTGTACTTGCAGCTGAAGCTGTCAGAGATGAAGCTGTTATCAAAG AATGCTTCCCAGGAGGGGTCCACTGGCTCTCTATTGGGCAGCTGGAGTTACCAGGGCTGTTGGTGAAGATCCAGTCCCTATGTTTTCGTCTGGAGCAAACCTTGGACTCGTCCAGCCAGAGACCACCCAATTCTATTGAGGAAGCAAAGGATCGGCTACGCTACCTCATGCTTTACAAATATCCCAG GTCACTCCTGATCCTGGATGACATCTGGGATGGGGCAGTACTGAAGGCTTTTGACGTTCAGTGCCGTGTGCTCCTCACCACTCGAGATCGCAGTTTAGTGGACTCTGTGGGAG gtcagaggtttgaagtGCACGTGGAAAGTGGACTGGGTCACAAAAAGGCTCTGGAGGTCTTAGCTCTGTATGTGAACAAGAAGCCTGAGGATCTTCCAGATCAGGCATACAGCATTGTCAGAGAGTGCAAAT GCTCCCCTCTCGTAGTCTCCTTGATCGGCGCTCTGCTCCATGACTTCCCTGATAGGTGGGACTATTACCTGCGGCAGCTGAAGATGAAGCAGTTCCGACGTATCCGCAAGTCTTCCTCATATGACTATGAAGCTCTGGACCAAGCCATGGATGCCAGCATCACAGTTCTGCAGGAGGACTACCAGGAGCTTTACAAGGACTTcactgtggtgaagaaggatgtCAAAGTACCAGCCAAG GTCCTCTCCATCATCTGGAAtttggagctggaggaggttgaGGACATGCTGCAGGAGTTTGTAAACAAGTCCCTGCTGTTTCGGGACTGCACCCATCGGCCCTATCTGTACTACTTGCATGACCTGCAGCTGGATTTTCTCGTTGAGCAAAATCGCTCCCGCCTACAG GAGCTGCACTCTAAAGTAGTTCGTCAATACCAGCAGTTCTACAGGGAAGGTCCACCCATCTCTGGGGACCAGGAGTGTCTGTACTGGTTTAGATACCTCACATACCACATGGCTAATGCTGGTCTCACTCAG GAGTTGTATACACTAATTTTCTCCCTGGACTGGATCAAAACTAAGGCTCAACTCATGGGACCTGTCTCTGTCATCAATGATTATGTGGAGCATGGTGCCATACTGGAG AACAGTGAGGTGTGCAAGCAGTTCCTGGAGTTCCTGTCAGTCAACGGGCACCACTTGGAACAGAAACCCTTCCCAGATGTGGTTCAACTCGGCCTGTCACAGCCCGTGTCTTCTAGAGTGTACCAAGAAGCTCAGTTGCTGGCACAGCAGCAGACCAGCAGTGGTGCGCTCTACCTGGACTGGGT TAATAAGAGTAGCCTGGAGAGTTTATCTCGCCTGGTGATTAAACCGCTTCAGGGATTTATCTACTATGCCTGTTTCTCCCGAGATGGCCTTAAGATTGCCTCCTGTGGGTCAGATAACACGTTGCAG GTGTTTAGGGTAACATCTGGGGAAAAGCTGCTGGACTTTCGAGCTCATGAGGACGAGGTGCTGTGCTGTGCCTTCTCTCCTGATGACAGGCAAATTGCCACTTGCTCCAGTGACAAGAAAGTCAAG CTGTGGAATGCAGAGAAGGGCACCTTGATCCGAACATTTGATGAAGAGCATGAGGAGCAAGTGAATCACTGCCAGTTTACCAACACGCGTCGGCGCATCCTTCTGGCCACTTGTTCCAACGACAGTGTCTACAACATGAAG CTATGGAATCCAAACAGACAGTCGTCTCAGAACACCTTGTTTGGACATATGGAGCCTGTCAGTCACTGTTGTTTCTCACCTGATGACACATATCTGAGCACATCATCCAGTGATGGGACATTAAAG CTCTGGGAGGTTTCTTCTGCAAATGAGTGGAAGTCCATCAATGTCCAGGGAATCCTGGATGAAGATGAGGAGACGGAGACCATAGTCAAGTGTAGCAGCTGGTCAGCTGATTGCAGACGCATTTTCTGTGCCGCAAGAAATGCAGTCTtt ATGTTTGATGTGACAACGACAGAGCTGCTCTCTGAGATTCGGACCAATCGCCTCAGCACAGTGCAGTTCTGCGACGCCTGCCCCAACAGCCAGCTGGTTGCCGTGGCACTCTCCCACTATGCTGTTGAG ctgtggGATGTTGAGGCCAAGAAGAAGAAAGCCGACTGCAGGGGACACCTGAGTTCGGTCCACTGTGTCCGCTTCTCTCCCGATGGTGCGctcctcctctcttcctcttctgaCCAGACCTTCAGA CTCTGGGAAACCGAGAAAATCCACACCTCCTCCGCCGTCTCACTGAAGCGGGACTTGGACGTGCTCTTTGATGACAGAGATGTCATAATTGTGGCCCCTGACAACAAGAACAAATTACAG GTGCGGAGCGGAAATGCGGGTGATGTGATGTTCCAGTCACAGAAGCTGGAGTCTCGAATCCGATGCGTGTGTCTCTATCGGGACCCCCTGGTTGTGGCACTGGGGCAAGAAGATGGAGTTGTGCAG GTGCTGGAGTTGCCCTCTGGGAAGGTTCTGCATGTGCTCTCTGGCCACACCAAGACGGTACTACACTGCCAGTTCAACGCTGATGGACATACGCTCATAACATCCTCAGAGGACGCAACTTTAAGG GTGTGGAAGTGGAGGACGGGGGAGTGTCGGGTGCTGCAAGGTCATACGGAACAAGTGAGGCGGTTCCTGTTGTTGGAGACCATGTTTCCTATGCCTTGCCTGCTCTCCTGGTCTTATGATGGCACTGTTAAG GTGTGGGACATGAGCACCGCGGAAAAGATCCAAGACATCGTGTGTCACCAGGGTTCCATCCTGTCGTGTGATGCCTCGCCTGATGGACACTTGTTTGCCACGACCTCCACAGACAAGACCGCCAAG
- the apaf1 gene encoding apoptotic protease-activating factor 1 isoform X2, whose amino-acid sequence MEERARSCLLRHRDTLQQDIKASYLMDHMVSDNVLTHDEEEKVRAKPTRKEQAVTLIDLVLQKDNRAYISVYNALIRESYGDLASLLQPDLPLISPEAQKSFSDGGTPYVNTTLIEGGVPQRPVVFVTRPPLVNQIREKLYRLQDTTGWVTVFGMAGSGKSVLAAEAVRDEAVIKECFPGGVHWLSIGQLELPGLLVKIQSLCFRLEQTLDSSSQRPPNSIEEAKDRLRYLMLYKYPRSLLILDDIWDGAVLKAFDVQCRVLLTTRDRSLVDSVGGQRFEVHVESGLGHKKALEVLALYVNKKPEDLPDQAYSIVRECKCSPLVVSLIGALLHDFPDRWDYYLRQLKMKQFRRIRKSSSYDYEALDQAMDASITVLQEDYQELYKDFTVVKKDVKVPAKVLSIIWNLELEEVEDMLQEFVNKSLLFRDCTHRPYLYYLHDLQLDFLVEQNRSRLQELHSKVVRQYQQFYREGPPISGDQECLYWFRYLTYHMANAGLTQELYTLIFSLDWIKTKAQLMGPVSVINDYVEHGAILENSEVCKQFLEFLSVNGHHLEQKPFPDVVQLGLSQPVSSRVYQEAQLLAQQQTSSGALYLDWVNKSSLESLSRLVIKPLQGFIYYACFSRDGLKIASCGSDNTLQVFRVTSGEKLLDFRAHEDEVLCCAFSPDDRQIATCSSDKKVKLWNAEKGTLIRTFDEEHEEQVNHCQFTNTRRRILLATCSNDSVYNMKLWNPNRQSSQNTLFGHMEPVSHCCFSPDDTYLSTSSSDGTLKLWEVSSANEWKSINVQGILDEDEETETIVKCSSWSADCRRIFCAARNAVFMFDVTTTELLSEIRTNRLSTVQFCDACPNSQLVAVALSHYAVELWDVEAKKKKADCRGHLSSVHCVRFSPDGALLLSSSSDQTFRLWETEKIHTSSAVSLKRDLDVLFDDRDVIIVAPDNKNKLQVRSGNAGDVMFQSQKLESRIRCVCLYRDPLVVALGQEDGVVQVLELPSGKVLHVLSGHTKTVLHCQFNADGHTLITSSEDATLRVWKWRTGECRVLQGHTEQVRRFLLLETMFPMPCLLSWSYDGTVKVWDMSTAEKIQDIVCHQGSILSCDASPDGHLFATTSTDKTAKLWSLQSWRKLHELIGHQDCIRSCRFSWNSSRLATGDDYGEIRLWCVLDGSLLKICSSSRKDSMDSLHGGWVTDLHFSPDNKVLVSTGGYVKSGEPTETQTRHGTVVRSRFTMEMQK is encoded by the exons ATGGAGGAGCGAGCGCGGAGCTGCCTCCTGCGGCACCGAGACACCCTGCAGCAAGATATCAAGGCCTCCTACCTGATGGATCATATGGTCAGTGATAACGTGCTGACGCATGATGAAGAGGAGAAAGTGAGAGCAAAG CCCACTCGAAAGGAGCAAGCGGTTACTCTCATCGACTTGGTTTTACAGAAGGACAATCGTGCCTATATCTCCGTGTACAACGCCCTGATCCGAGAGAGTTATGGGGACCTAGCTTCCCTGCTCCAGCCGGACTTGCCTCTTATCTCCCCAGAGGCACAGAAGAGCTTCTCAGATGGAGGCACTCCCTACG TCAATACAACGCTGATTGAAGGTGGCGTCCCCCAGAGGCCGGTGGTTTTTGTCACTCGGCCCCCTCTGGTTAACCAAATCAGGGAAAAGCTATACAGGCTTCAGGACACTACAGGCTGGGTCACTGTGTTTGGCATGGCTGGCTCAGGGAAGTCTGTACTTGCAGCTGAAGCTGTCAGAGATGAAGCTGTTATCAAAG AATGCTTCCCAGGAGGGGTCCACTGGCTCTCTATTGGGCAGCTGGAGTTACCAGGGCTGTTGGTGAAGATCCAGTCCCTATGTTTTCGTCTGGAGCAAACCTTGGACTCGTCCAGCCAGAGACCACCCAATTCTATTGAGGAAGCAAAGGATCGGCTACGCTACCTCATGCTTTACAAATATCCCAG GTCACTCCTGATCCTGGATGACATCTGGGATGGGGCAGTACTGAAGGCTTTTGACGTTCAGTGCCGTGTGCTCCTCACCACTCGAGATCGCAGTTTAGTGGACTCTGTGGGAG gtcagaggtttgaagtGCACGTGGAAAGTGGACTGGGTCACAAAAAGGCTCTGGAGGTCTTAGCTCTGTATGTGAACAAGAAGCCTGAGGATCTTCCAGATCAGGCATACAGCATTGTCAGAGAGTGCAAAT GCTCCCCTCTCGTAGTCTCCTTGATCGGCGCTCTGCTCCATGACTTCCCTGATAGGTGGGACTATTACCTGCGGCAGCTGAAGATGAAGCAGTTCCGACGTATCCGCAAGTCTTCCTCATATGACTATGAAGCTCTGGACCAAGCCATGGATGCCAGCATCACAGTTCTGCAGGAGGACTACCAGGAGCTTTACAAGGACTTcactgtggtgaagaaggatgtCAAAGTACCAGCCAAG GTCCTCTCCATCATCTGGAAtttggagctggaggaggttgaGGACATGCTGCAGGAGTTTGTAAACAAGTCCCTGCTGTTTCGGGACTGCACCCATCGGCCCTATCTGTACTACTTGCATGACCTGCAGCTGGATTTTCTCGTTGAGCAAAATCGCTCCCGCCTACAG GAGCTGCACTCTAAAGTAGTTCGTCAATACCAGCAGTTCTACAGGGAAGGTCCACCCATCTCTGGGGACCAGGAGTGTCTGTACTGGTTTAGATACCTCACATACCACATGGCTAATGCTGGTCTCACTCAG GAGTTGTATACACTAATTTTCTCCCTGGACTGGATCAAAACTAAGGCTCAACTCATGGGACCTGTCTCTGTCATCAATGATTATGTGGAGCATGGTGCCATACTGGAG AACAGTGAGGTGTGCAAGCAGTTCCTGGAGTTCCTGTCAGTCAACGGGCACCACTTGGAACAGAAACCCTTCCCAGATGTGGTTCAACTCGGCCTGTCACAGCCCGTGTCTTCTAGAGTGTACCAAGAAGCTCAGTTGCTGGCACAGCAGCAGACCAGCAGTGGTGCGCTCTACCTGGACTGGGT TAATAAGAGTAGCCTGGAGAGTTTATCTCGCCTGGTGATTAAACCGCTTCAGGGATTTATCTACTATGCCTGTTTCTCCCGAGATGGCCTTAAGATTGCCTCCTGTGGGTCAGATAACACGTTGCAG GTGTTTAGGGTAACATCTGGGGAAAAGCTGCTGGACTTTCGAGCTCATGAGGACGAGGTGCTGTGCTGTGCCTTCTCTCCTGATGACAGGCAAATTGCCACTTGCTCCAGTGACAAGAAAGTCAAG CTGTGGAATGCAGAGAAGGGCACCTTGATCCGAACATTTGATGAAGAGCATGAGGAGCAAGTGAATCACTGCCAGTTTACCAACACGCGTCGGCGCATCCTTCTGGCCACTTGTTCCAACGACAGTGTCTACAACATGAAG CTATGGAATCCAAACAGACAGTCGTCTCAGAACACCTTGTTTGGACATATGGAGCCTGTCAGTCACTGTTGTTTCTCACCTGATGACACATATCTGAGCACATCATCCAGTGATGGGACATTAAAG CTCTGGGAGGTTTCTTCTGCAAATGAGTGGAAGTCCATCAATGTCCAGGGAATCCTGGATGAAGATGAGGAGACGGAGACCATAGTCAAGTGTAGCAGCTGGTCAGCTGATTGCAGACGCATTTTCTGTGCCGCAAGAAATGCAGTCTtt ATGTTTGATGTGACAACGACAGAGCTGCTCTCTGAGATTCGGACCAATCGCCTCAGCACAGTGCAGTTCTGCGACGCCTGCCCCAACAGCCAGCTGGTTGCCGTGGCACTCTCCCACTATGCTGTTGAG ctgtggGATGTTGAGGCCAAGAAGAAGAAAGCCGACTGCAGGGGACACCTGAGTTCGGTCCACTGTGTCCGCTTCTCTCCCGATGGTGCGctcctcctctcttcctcttctgaCCAGACCTTCAGA CTCTGGGAAACCGAGAAAATCCACACCTCCTCCGCCGTCTCACTGAAGCGGGACTTGGACGTGCTCTTTGATGACAGAGATGTCATAATTGTGGCCCCTGACAACAAGAACAAATTACAG GTGCGGAGCGGAAATGCGGGTGATGTGATGTTCCAGTCACAGAAGCTGGAGTCTCGAATCCGATGCGTGTGTCTCTATCGGGACCCCCTGGTTGTGGCACTGGGGCAAGAAGATGGAGTTGTGCAG GTGCTGGAGTTGCCCTCTGGGAAGGTTCTGCATGTGCTCTCTGGCCACACCAAGACGGTACTACACTGCCAGTTCAACGCTGATGGACATACGCTCATAACATCCTCAGAGGACGCAACTTTAAGG GTGTGGAAGTGGAGGACGGGGGAGTGTCGGGTGCTGCAAGGTCATACGGAACAAGTGAGGCGGTTCCTGTTGTTGGAGACCATGTTTCCTATGCCTTGCCTGCTCTCCTGGTCTTATGATGGCACTGTTAAG GTGTGGGACATGAGCACCGCGGAAAAGATCCAAGACATCGTGTGTCACCAGGGTTCCATCCTGTCGTGTGATGCCTCGCCTGATGGACACTTGTTTGCCACGACCTCCACAGACAAGACCGCCAAG
- the apaf1 gene encoding apoptotic protease-activating factor 1 isoform X5, whose protein sequence is MEERARSCLLRHRDTLQQDIKASYLMDHMVSDNVLTHDEEEKVRAKPTRKEQAVTLIDLVLQKDNRAYISVYNALIRESYGDLASLLQPDLPLISPEAQKSFSDGGTPYVNTTLIEGGVPQRPVVFVTRPPLVNQIREKLYRLQDTTGWVTVFGMAGSGKSVLAAEAVRDEAVIKECFPGGVHWLSIGQLELPGLLVKIQSLCFRLEQTLDSSSQRPPNSIEEAKDRLRYLMLYKYPRSLLILDDIWDGAVLKAFDVQCRVLLTTRDRSLVDSVGGQRFEVHVESGLGHKKALEVLALYVNKKPEDLPDQAYSIVRECKCSPLVVSLIGALLHDFPDRWDYYLRQLKMKQFRRIRKSSSYDYEALDQAMDASITVLQEDYQELYKDFTVVKKDVKVPAKVLSIIWNLELEEVEDMLQEFVNKSLLFRDCTHRPYLYYLHDLQLDFLVEQNRSRLQELHSKVVRQYQQFYREGPPISGDQECLYWFRYLTYHMANAGLTQELYTLIFSLDWIKTKAQLMGPVSVINDYVEHGAILENSEVCKQFLEFLSVNGHHLEQKPFPDVVQLGLSQPVSSRVYQEAQLLAQQQTSSGALYLDWVNKSSLESLSRLVIKPLQGFIYYACFSRDGLKIASCGSDNTLQVFRVTSGEKLLDFRAHEDEVLCCAFSPDDRQIATCSSDKKVKLWNAEKGTLIRTFDEEHEEQVNHCQFTNTRRRILLATCSNDSVYNMKLWNPNRQSSQNTLFGHMEPVSHCCFSPDDTYLSTSSSDGTLKLWEVSSANEWKSINVQGILDEDEETETIVKCSSWSADCRRIFCAARNAVFMFDVTTTELLSEIRTNRLSTVQFCDACPNSQLVAVALSHYAVELSHGISAPAVGC, encoded by the exons ATGGAGGAGCGAGCGCGGAGCTGCCTCCTGCGGCACCGAGACACCCTGCAGCAAGATATCAAGGCCTCCTACCTGATGGATCATATGGTCAGTGATAACGTGCTGACGCATGATGAAGAGGAGAAAGTGAGAGCAAAG CCCACTCGAAAGGAGCAAGCGGTTACTCTCATCGACTTGGTTTTACAGAAGGACAATCGTGCCTATATCTCCGTGTACAACGCCCTGATCCGAGAGAGTTATGGGGACCTAGCTTCCCTGCTCCAGCCGGACTTGCCTCTTATCTCCCCAGAGGCACAGAAGAGCTTCTCAGATGGAGGCACTCCCTACG TCAATACAACGCTGATTGAAGGTGGCGTCCCCCAGAGGCCGGTGGTTTTTGTCACTCGGCCCCCTCTGGTTAACCAAATCAGGGAAAAGCTATACAGGCTTCAGGACACTACAGGCTGGGTCACTGTGTTTGGCATGGCTGGCTCAGGGAAGTCTGTACTTGCAGCTGAAGCTGTCAGAGATGAAGCTGTTATCAAAG AATGCTTCCCAGGAGGGGTCCACTGGCTCTCTATTGGGCAGCTGGAGTTACCAGGGCTGTTGGTGAAGATCCAGTCCCTATGTTTTCGTCTGGAGCAAACCTTGGACTCGTCCAGCCAGAGACCACCCAATTCTATTGAGGAAGCAAAGGATCGGCTACGCTACCTCATGCTTTACAAATATCCCAG GTCACTCCTGATCCTGGATGACATCTGGGATGGGGCAGTACTGAAGGCTTTTGACGTTCAGTGCCGTGTGCTCCTCACCACTCGAGATCGCAGTTTAGTGGACTCTGTGGGAG gtcagaggtttgaagtGCACGTGGAAAGTGGACTGGGTCACAAAAAGGCTCTGGAGGTCTTAGCTCTGTATGTGAACAAGAAGCCTGAGGATCTTCCAGATCAGGCATACAGCATTGTCAGAGAGTGCAAAT GCTCCCCTCTCGTAGTCTCCTTGATCGGCGCTCTGCTCCATGACTTCCCTGATAGGTGGGACTATTACCTGCGGCAGCTGAAGATGAAGCAGTTCCGACGTATCCGCAAGTCTTCCTCATATGACTATGAAGCTCTGGACCAAGCCATGGATGCCAGCATCACAGTTCTGCAGGAGGACTACCAGGAGCTTTACAAGGACTTcactgtggtgaagaaggatgtCAAAGTACCAGCCAAG GTCCTCTCCATCATCTGGAAtttggagctggaggaggttgaGGACATGCTGCAGGAGTTTGTAAACAAGTCCCTGCTGTTTCGGGACTGCACCCATCGGCCCTATCTGTACTACTTGCATGACCTGCAGCTGGATTTTCTCGTTGAGCAAAATCGCTCCCGCCTACAG GAGCTGCACTCTAAAGTAGTTCGTCAATACCAGCAGTTCTACAGGGAAGGTCCACCCATCTCTGGGGACCAGGAGTGTCTGTACTGGTTTAGATACCTCACATACCACATGGCTAATGCTGGTCTCACTCAG GAGTTGTATACACTAATTTTCTCCCTGGACTGGATCAAAACTAAGGCTCAACTCATGGGACCTGTCTCTGTCATCAATGATTATGTGGAGCATGGTGCCATACTGGAG AACAGTGAGGTGTGCAAGCAGTTCCTGGAGTTCCTGTCAGTCAACGGGCACCACTTGGAACAGAAACCCTTCCCAGATGTGGTTCAACTCGGCCTGTCACAGCCCGTGTCTTCTAGAGTGTACCAAGAAGCTCAGTTGCTGGCACAGCAGCAGACCAGCAGTGGTGCGCTCTACCTGGACTGGGT TAATAAGAGTAGCCTGGAGAGTTTATCTCGCCTGGTGATTAAACCGCTTCAGGGATTTATCTACTATGCCTGTTTCTCCCGAGATGGCCTTAAGATTGCCTCCTGTGGGTCAGATAACACGTTGCAG GTGTTTAGGGTAACATCTGGGGAAAAGCTGCTGGACTTTCGAGCTCATGAGGACGAGGTGCTGTGCTGTGCCTTCTCTCCTGATGACAGGCAAATTGCCACTTGCTCCAGTGACAAGAAAGTCAAG CTGTGGAATGCAGAGAAGGGCACCTTGATCCGAACATTTGATGAAGAGCATGAGGAGCAAGTGAATCACTGCCAGTTTACCAACACGCGTCGGCGCATCCTTCTGGCCACTTGTTCCAACGACAGTGTCTACAACATGAAG CTATGGAATCCAAACAGACAGTCGTCTCAGAACACCTTGTTTGGACATATGGAGCCTGTCAGTCACTGTTGTTTCTCACCTGATGACACATATCTGAGCACATCATCCAGTGATGGGACATTAAAG CTCTGGGAGGTTTCTTCTGCAAATGAGTGGAAGTCCATCAATGTCCAGGGAATCCTGGATGAAGATGAGGAGACGGAGACCATAGTCAAGTGTAGCAGCTGGTCAGCTGATTGCAGACGCATTTTCTGTGCCGCAAGAAATGCAGTCTtt ATGTTTGATGTGACAACGACAGAGCTGCTCTCTGAGATTCGGACCAATCGCCTCAGCACAGTGCAGTTCTGCGACGCCTGCCCCAACAGCCAGCTGGTTGCCGTGGCACTCTCCCACTATGCTGTTGAG TTATCTCATGGCAtttctgctccagctgtggGATGTTGA